A part of Oryctolagus cuniculus chromosome 4, mOryCun1.1, whole genome shotgun sequence genomic DNA contains:
- the TMPRSS7 gene encoding transmembrane protease serine 7 isoform X2: MFRITNMEFLPEHRQKESREFLSVARTVQQVVNLVYTTSAFSKFYKQSVVADVSNNKGGLLVHFWIVFVMPHAKGHFFCEDCVAAILKDSIQTSIINRTSVGSLQGLAVDMDSVVLNDKGCSQYFYADHLSLRYPLEISATSGRLMCHFKLVAIMGYLIRLSIESVEIEADNCVTDSLAIYDSLLPIRSTVLYRICEPTRTLMSFVSTNNLMLVTFKSPHIRRLSGIRAYFEVIPEQKCENTVLIKEITSFEGKILSPYYPSYYPPKCKCTWKFQTPLSTLGIALKFHNYSITKKNVKGCEHGWWEINEHMYCGSYMDHQTIFRVPSPLVHIQLQGSSRLSDKPLLVEYGSYNISQPCPVGSFRCSSGLCVTQAQRCDGVNDCFDESDELFCVALSATCNASFSRQHGPLVCDGFRDCDNGQDEQNCTQSIPCNNRTFKCGNDICFRKQNAKCDGTVDCPDGSDEEGCSCSRGSSSLHRIVGGTDTLEGGWPWQVSLHFVGSAYCGASVISREWLLSAAHCFHGNRLSDPTPWTAHLGMYVQGNAKFVSPVRRIVVHEYYNSQTFDYDIALLQLSVAWPETLKQLIQPICIPPAGQKVRSGEKCWVTGWGRRHEADNKGPPVLQQAEVEIIDQTLCVSTYGIITSRMLCAGVMSGKRDACKGDSGGPLSCRRKSDGRWILTGVVSWGYGCGRPNFPGVYTRVSNFVSWIHKYVPSLL; this comes from the exons GTAAACCTGGTTTATACAACCTCTGCCTTCTCCAAATTTTATAAGCAGTCTGTTGTTGCTGATGTCAG CAACAACAAAGGTGGCCTCCTTGTCCACTTTTGGATTGTGTTTGTCATGCCCCATGCCAAGGGCCACTTCTTCTGTGAGGACTGTGTGGCAGCCATCTTGAAGGACTCCATCCAGACGAGCATCATCAACCGGACCTCTGTGGGGAGTTTGCAGGGTCTGGCTGTAGACATGGACTCTGTGGTACTAAATG ACAAAGGTTGCTCTCAGTACTTCTACGCAGATCATCTGTCCCTCCGCTACCCTCTAGAGATTTCTGCGACCTCAGGGAGGCTAATGTGTCACTTCAAGCTGGTGGCCATTATGGGATACCTGATCCGTCTCTCGATTGAATCCGTCGAAATTGAAGCTGACAACTGTGTCACCGACTCCCTGGCCATTTATGACTCCCTCTTGCCAATCCGGAGCACCGTCTTGTACAG AATTTGTGAACCTACGAGGACATTAATGTCATTTGTTTCTACAAATAATCTCATGCTGGTGACATTTAAATCTCCTCATATAAGAAGGCTATCAGGAATCCGGGCATATTTTGAGGTCATTCCAGAACAAA AGTGTGAAAACACGGTGCTGATCAAAGAAATCACTAGCTTTGAAGGGAAGATTCTGAGTCCATATTACCCAAGCTACTACCCTCCAAAGTGCAAGTGTACCTGGAAATTTCAG actCCCCTATCGACTCTTGGCATAGCACTGAAATTCCATAACTATTCAATAACCAAGAAGAACGTGAAAGGATGTGAACATGGATGGTGGGAAATTAATGAGCACAT GTACTGTGGCTCCTACATGGATCACCAGACGATTTTCCGAGTGCCCAGCCCTCTGGTGCACATTCAGCTCCAGGGCAGCTCAAGGCTTTCAGACAAGCCACTTTTGGTAGAATATGGCAGTTACAACATCAGTCAAC CCTGTCCTGTTGGATCTTTTAGATGTTCCTCCGGTTTGTGTGTCACTCAGGCCCAGCGCTGTGATGGAGTAAATGACTGCTTTGATGAAAGTGATGAACTTTTCTGTG tGGCCCTTagtgctacctgcaatgccagcttctccAGGCAGCATGGCCCTTTGGTCTGCGATGGCTTCAGGGACTGTGACAATGGCCAGGATGAGCAGAACTGCACTCAGA gCATTCCATGCAATAACAGAACGTTTAAGTGTGGCAACGATATTTGCTTTAGGAAACAGAATGCAAAATGTGATGGGACAGTGGACTGTCCAGATGGAAGTGATGAAGAAGGCTGTA GCTGCAGCAGGggctcttcctccctccaccgCATCGTTGGGGGCACGGACACCCTGGAGGGAGGTTGGCCATGGCAAGTCAGCCTCCACTTCGTCGGATCTGCCTACTGTGGTGCCTCGGTCATCTCCAGGGAGTGGCTTCTCTCTGCAGCCCACTGTTTCCATGGAAACAG GCTGTCGGACCCCACGCCGTGGACCGCTCACCTTGGGATGTATGTGCAGGGGAATGCCAAGTTTGTGTCCCCGGTGAGAAGAATTGTGGTCCATGAATACTATAACAGCCAGACATTTGACTATGACATTGCTTTGCTGCAGCTCAGTGTCGCCTGGCCTGAGACGCTGAAGCAGCTCATTCAGCCAATATGCATTCCTCCTGCCGGTCAGAAAGTGCGCAGCGGGGAGAAGTGTTGGGTGACTGGCTGGGGGAGAAGGCATGAAGCAG ATAATAAAGGCCCCCCTGTTTTGCAGCAAGCAGAGGTGGAAATCATTGATCAAACCCTCTGTGTTTCCACCTATGGGATCATCACTTCACGGATGCTCTGTGCAGGTGTAATGTCAGGCAAGAGAGATGCCTGCAAA GGAGATTCCGGTGGACCTTTATCTTGCCGAAGAAAAAGTGATGGAAGATGGATTTTGACTGGCGTTGTTAGCTGGGGATATGGATGTGGAAGACCAAATTTTCCTGGTGTTTACACAAGGGTGTCAAACTTTGTTTCCTGGATTCATAAATACGTCCCTTCTCTTTTGTAA